The Gemmatimonas sp. UBA7669 genome segment GGAGGGCACGCCGGTTACGGCCGTCACGCGACCGCCGCGCGAGTGACCCACCAGGCGATAGGACAGGCCACGGAAGACGGCGGGATCGACCGACTCCAGTTGCGGAACCTTGGCTGAACGGGGTGTTGTGGCGCGCGGCGTGGAGCCGGTGCCTGGCCGGGAAGCGGTGCCCGTCTGGGCATCGATGGTGTGCGGGATCAGTGTCAAGAGCGCTGGCGTCAATACGGCAGCGGACAGGGACCACGCGGCCCGGGTGAATGGGCGCATCGGGACTCGGCTGGGGTGAGGAGGGGTGGCGGGGCCAGTGCGACGCCCCTGCAAACGAGCGGCCGATCGCACGGTCCCCCGAATTTAACGGCTCACCGTGGCGAGGTGCTGAATGGCGGCATGTAGCAGGTTGGACGACTGCGCGTTAGGCTCAAGAGAATCCAGACACGGGCGTCTCATACCGGACTCCCGGACAGGACTCCCCAGCGGATCGTTCGCGCCCTTCGTAGGTAGAAGGCCCGGACTTTCCTGCCCACCGCTCTCCGGTTTCTGCATGCCTGCTGCTGCACCTGCCCCTCCACGCACCACCGCCCCCGCACCGCCTGTGAACACGCCGAGTACGTCTCCCCCCTCATCGGCGTCGGGTGCCGATGGCATGTTTGCGTATTGGAAGGAAGACTTGCCGGCGTCGCTGGTCGTCTTCCTGGTGGCTCTGCCACTTTGCCTTGGGATTGCGTTGGCGTCTGGCGCTCCCTTGTTGTCAGGGGTCATCGCCGGTGTCGTGGGTGGCATTGTGGTGGGCCTGGCCTCGGGCTCGCACCTTATGGTCAGCGGGCCGGCTGCCGGTCTCACCGCCATCGTCATTTCCGGCATTGCGCAGGTCGGCGGATTCCCGCAGTTCCTGCCCGCGGTGGTCATCGGCGGTGTCATTCAGATGCTGCTCGGCGTCGCCCGTGCAGGCGTGATCGGCTACTACTTTCCGTCCGCCGTCATCAAGGGCATGCTGGCCGCCATCGGCCTCACGCTCATCCTCAAGCAGTTGCCGCACGCTGTGGGTTACGACGAAGACTACGAGGGCGATTTCTCGTTCATTAGCCCGTCGGGCGAGAACACCTTCGGAGCCATCGGCTCGGCGTTCAACGACATTCAGATCGGTGCGGTGCTGGTGTCGCTGGTTGGCGTGGCGCTCATGATCATCTGGCCCAAGACGCCACTCAAGAAGATCAAGCTTCTGCCCGCGCCGCTGGCTGCGGTGGTGGTTGGGGTGGCCATCAACGAAGTGCTGCGCCTCGTGAGTCCTGATCTGGCCATTCGCGGCACGCACCTCGTGTCGCTGCCCAGTGAAGGCCTCGACAATCTGCTGTCACAGGTGGCGCGTCCCGACTGGAGCGCGCTGGGCAACCAGAGTGTGTGGGTGCTGGCGGTAACCATTGGTATCGTCGCCAGCCTGGAATCGCTGCTCAGTCTCGAAGCCACCAACAAGCTCGACCCGTGGAAGCGCGAAGCGCCGGCCAATCGCGAACTGTTCGCGCAGGGCCTTGGCAACATGACCTCCGGTCTGCTGGGCGGCCTGCCCGTCACCGGCGTCATTGTCCGCTCGTCAGCCAACATCGACGCGGGAGCGCGCACGCGTCTGTCAGGCATCGTGCACGGGGTCATGCTGCTGGTGGCCACACTGGCGTTGGCGTCGATGCTCAATCGCATTCCGCTGGCTGCGCTCGCCGGCGTGCTGCTGGTGACGGGCTTCAAGCTTACGACGCCGGCGCTGTGGAAGAACGCATGGGATCATGGGTGGTCCCAATTCATACCGTTTGCTGTCACCATCGTCGCCATTCTGTTCACCGACCTGCTCAAGGGCATCGGCATCGGTCTCGTGGTGGGCATCGTGTTCATTCTGGTGGAGCACATGCGCCGCCCGGCGCTCACCAGGATCAGTCCGCCCGGCGCCATTCTCACCCGCTACGTATTGCCTGACCAGGTCACCTTCCTGAGCAAGGCCAGCATCTCGCGCGAGCTCGAGTCCTTCACGTCGGGCATGCGGGTGGAAATCGACGGCCGTCGCACCACGCGCTACGATCAGGATGTACTCGAGATCCTCAACGAATTCCGGGAAACCGCCAAGGGGCGGAACATCGATTATCGTCTGGTCGGCGTGCCGGAATCCGACATCACGCCGCTGCACTAGTGCGCTACACTCACCTGTTGTTCTGACACTCCCCAGCCGACCTGCCATGGAAGACTATCGCCGCATACTGCAACACAACCGGGAGTGGGCCGCTGCCATGGTGGCCGCGGACCCGGAGTATTTCAAGAAGCGCGCCGCCAAACAGGAACCGACCTTCCTGTACATCGGCTGCGCCGACAGCCGTGTGCCTGCCAATGTTGTCACCGGCACCGAGCCCGGTGAGATGTTCGTGCACCGCAACATCGCGAACGTCGTGCTGCCGAGCGACCTCAACGCCATGTGCGTGCTGCAGTACGCCGTGGAAGTGCTCGACGTGAAGCACGTGATCGTCACGGGTCACTACGGCTGTGGCGGCGTGAAGGCGGCCATGGGCAGTGGGTCCCACGGCTTGGTCGATCACTGGCTGCAGCCCATTCGCAACGTGGTGCGCTGGAACCAGGAGGAACTGGACCAGTATCCGGATGAGCAGTCGAAGTTCAATCGCGTGGTGGAGCTCAACGTGCTCGAACAGATCTACCATCTGTCGGAGACGCCCATCATCCAGAACGCCTGGGCCAAGGGCGGTCGCCCGCACCTGCATGGTTTTGTGTACGACATGCACACGGGTCTGCTGCGCGAAATCGCTACCGACGTGAACAGCCAGAAGACTGCCGACGAGTTGGCCACGCGGCGCCTTTCCGGCGTGCCGGCCGGTCCGCCGCCGGTCGCGGGCAAGCTGCAGCCGCCGCTGCAGACGCCGGCCCTCGAGGTCGGATCGGGTGAGCTGGCCGATGCCATTGCCAAGCGTGTGCTCGATCGCCTCGCGGCGGTCGGCGTGCCCATGAAGAAGTAAGGAGCCATGGCCAAGCTGCTTTCTCCCTTCAAGTCCCTGCCGGCGGAGCGCCG includes the following:
- a CDS encoding SulP family inorganic anion transporter; the encoded protein is MFAYWKEDLPASLVVFLVALPLCLGIALASGAPLLSGVIAGVVGGIVVGLASGSHLMVSGPAAGLTAIVISGIAQVGGFPQFLPAVVIGGVIQMLLGVARAGVIGYYFPSAVIKGMLAAIGLTLILKQLPHAVGYDEDYEGDFSFISPSGENTFGAIGSAFNDIQIGAVLVSLVGVALMIIWPKTPLKKIKLLPAPLAAVVVGVAINEVLRLVSPDLAIRGTHLVSLPSEGLDNLLSQVARPDWSALGNQSVWVLAVTIGIVASLESLLSLEATNKLDPWKREAPANRELFAQGLGNMTSGLLGGLPVTGVIVRSSANIDAGARTRLSGIVHGVMLLVATLALASMLNRIPLAALAGVLLVTGFKLTTPALWKNAWDHGWSQFIPFAVTIVAILFTDLLKGIGIGLVVGIVFILVEHMRRPALTRISPPGAILTRYVLPDQVTFLSKASISRELESFTSGMRVEIDGRRTTRYDQDVLEILNEFRETAKGRNIDYRLVGVPESDITPLH
- a CDS encoding carbonic anhydrase, whose protein sequence is MEDYRRILQHNREWAAAMVAADPEYFKKRAAKQEPTFLYIGCADSRVPANVVTGTEPGEMFVHRNIANVVLPSDLNAMCVLQYAVEVLDVKHVIVTGHYGCGGVKAAMGSGSHGLVDHWLQPIRNVVRWNQEELDQYPDEQSKFNRVVELNVLEQIYHLSETPIIQNAWAKGGRPHLHGFVYDMHTGLLREIATDVNSQKTADELATRRLSGVPAGPPPVAGKLQPPLQTPALEVGSGELADAIAKRVLDRLAAVGVPMKK